One genomic segment of Amycolatopsis granulosa includes these proteins:
- the lspA gene encoding signal peptidase II, translated as MSSDPQPSPDTVPDEQQVTPRPKRRALLLAVIAVAVFALDVVTKSIVVATLAGHEPVRILGGLVYLQLIRNPFAAFGLGVTGMTWVFAVVAFGVVVALIWFAKRLRSVGWAIGLGLVLAGAVGNLADRIFRAPGVLRGHVVDFVSLFAPNGDVWPVFNVADSAICVGGALIVLLSLLGREYDGTVKGRAKR; from the coding sequence GTGAGCAGTGACCCCCAGCCCTCCCCGGACACCGTGCCGGACGAGCAGCAGGTGACCCCGCGGCCCAAGCGGCGTGCCCTGCTGCTGGCCGTGATCGCGGTCGCCGTGTTCGCCCTGGACGTCGTCACCAAGTCGATCGTCGTGGCCACCCTGGCGGGGCACGAACCGGTGCGGATCCTCGGCGGGCTCGTCTACCTGCAGCTGATCCGCAACCCGTTCGCCGCGTTCGGCCTCGGCGTCACCGGGATGACCTGGGTGTTCGCGGTCGTCGCGTTCGGGGTGGTCGTGGCGTTGATCTGGTTCGCCAAGCGGTTGCGGTCGGTCGGCTGGGCGATCGGTCTCGGGCTCGTCCTGGCCGGCGCGGTCGGGAACCTGGCGGACCGGATCTTCCGGGCACCGGGGGTGCTGCGCGGGCACGTGGTCGACTTCGTGTCGCTGTTCGCGCCCAACGGCGACGTGTGGCCGGTCTTCAACGTGGCCGACTCCGCGATCTGCGTCGGCGGCGCGCTGATCGTGCTGCTGTCGCTGCTGGGCCGCGAGTACGACGGCACCGTGAAGGGCAGGGCGAAGCGGTGA
- a CDS encoding metalloregulator ArsR/SmtB family transcription factor — protein METIALAEVAAVLADPSRAAMCLALLDGRAWTVGELARSAGVAPSTASEHVARLVTAGFVVGVRQGRHRYVRIGDPRVADLIEHLAQHAQHRAPTGLRDGLRVRRLAFARTCYDHLAGTVGVALHDGMLRTGLISAGSGLALTPHGRAVLDQLGVGVPAGGRRPLLRGCLDWTQRRDHLGGALAAALFAHGVGAGWFERRPDRAVHVTAAAAEPLARLGVRLPGAA, from the coding sequence GTGGAGACGATCGCGCTGGCCGAGGTGGCCGCGGTGCTCGCCGATCCGAGCCGGGCGGCGATGTGCCTGGCGCTGCTCGACGGGCGTGCGTGGACGGTCGGTGAGCTGGCCCGTTCGGCCGGGGTGGCCCCGTCCACGGCGAGTGAGCACGTCGCGCGCCTGGTGACGGCCGGGTTCGTCGTGGGCGTGCGGCAGGGGCGGCACCGGTACGTGCGGATCGGCGACCCGCGGGTGGCCGACCTGATCGAGCACCTGGCGCAGCACGCGCAGCACCGGGCGCCCACGGGCCTGCGGGACGGACTGCGCGTGCGCCGGCTGGCGTTCGCCCGCACCTGCTACGACCACCTCGCCGGCACCGTCGGGGTCGCCCTGCACGACGGGATGCTGCGGACCGGGCTGATCTCGGCCGGATCGGGTCTGGCGCTGACGCCGCACGGCCGGGCCGTGCTGGACCAGCTGGGCGTCGGGGTACCAGCCGGGGGCCGCCGCCCGCTGCTCCGCGGATGCCTGGACTGGACGCAGCGGCGCGACCACCTGGGCGGGGCGCTGGCGGCGGCGTTGTTCGCGCACGGTGTCGGGGCGGGCTGGTTCGAGCGGCGGCCGGACCGGGCGGTGCACGTGACCGCCGCGGCCGCGGAGCCGCTGGCGCGGCTGGGCGTGCGGCTGCCGGGCGCCGCGTGA
- a CDS encoding DUF167 domain-containing protein codes for MRFAIRVKPGSRRDRVGGTWEGSRGRALVVAVRAPAVEGRANEAVRKVLAAALGVRARDLVVVQGERGRDKLIELTSDPPGAAERLASLF; via the coding sequence ATGAGGTTCGCCATCCGGGTGAAGCCGGGATCCCGGCGGGATCGCGTGGGCGGCACCTGGGAGGGTTCGCGCGGCCGGGCACTCGTCGTCGCCGTGCGCGCACCCGCCGTCGAGGGCAGGGCGAACGAGGCGGTGCGCAAGGTGCTCGCCGCGGCACTCGGCGTGCGCGCCCGCGATCTCGTTGTCGTGCAAGGGGAACGCGGCCGGGACAAGCTGATCGAGCTCACTTCCGACCCGCCCGGCGCGGCCGAGCGTCTCGCTTCCCTATTCTGA
- a CDS encoding penicillin-binding transpeptidase domain-containing protein: protein MLAGGAAAVVAIVVAAVVVVWGGSSPERPAADGSAADDPGAVATRFLAAFGQGNANAAAALTDDPRAAALTLGDARRGLAPESVSARLRQLTPGAARATASFQVAWTIAAGRVWSYDNTLDLVSVDGHWLVHWSPAVVHPKLRAGRVLAVRTPAGRTAVADRNGRPVLTWQAGGPQPVAPQVAGLLTPALQRTATERLPGGWSVVSTDPDGAAPETLFGQGEVEAPPLTTTLSLPTQAAAQRAVDSAGAPAMLVAIQPSTGDLLAVAQNAAAGTGPNALNGLYAPGSTFKIVTAAALLESGTATADTVAGCPATARIGQRTIPNDDQFAYPPLPLHSAFAHSCNTTFAQLASALPADALAAAASRFGLNADFAVPGITTETGKVVASTNGAEQVESAIGQGTVQASPFGLALMAATVARGGAVTPRLWQELATQVNTGYQPPAAPVIAALRTMMREVVTGGTATGLRGAGAVYGKTGTAQFGDGSRANGWFAGYRDDVAFAVLLVGADSSKPAVDVSSVFLGGLG, encoded by the coding sequence GTGCTCGCGGGTGGTGCGGCCGCGGTCGTCGCGATCGTCGTGGCGGCCGTGGTCGTCGTGTGGGGTGGCTCGTCGCCCGAGCGGCCGGCCGCGGACGGGTCCGCGGCCGACGACCCGGGCGCGGTCGCCACCCGGTTCCTGGCCGCGTTCGGGCAGGGGAACGCGAACGCGGCGGCGGCGCTGACCGACGACCCGCGGGCGGCGGCGTTGACCCTGGGCGACGCCCGCCGCGGCCTGGCCCCGGAGTCGGTGTCGGCGCGGCTGCGCCAGCTCACCCCCGGTGCCGCGCGCGCCACCGCGTCGTTCCAGGTCGCCTGGACCATCGCGGCCGGGCGGGTGTGGTCCTACGACAACACCCTCGACCTCGTCTCCGTGGACGGGCACTGGCTGGTGCACTGGAGCCCGGCCGTGGTGCACCCGAAGCTGCGGGCCGGCCGGGTGCTCGCGGTGCGCACCCCGGCCGGGCGCACCGCGGTGGCCGACCGCAACGGCCGGCCGGTGCTGACCTGGCAGGCCGGTGGGCCGCAGCCGGTGGCACCGCAGGTCGCCGGACTGCTGACGCCGGCGCTGCAGCGCACCGCCACCGAGCGGTTGCCGGGCGGCTGGTCGGTGGTCAGCACCGACCCCGACGGCGCGGCGCCGGAGACCCTGTTCGGCCAGGGTGAGGTCGAGGCGCCGCCGCTGACCACGACGCTGAGCCTGCCCACCCAGGCCGCGGCCCAGCGGGCGGTCGACTCGGCCGGCGCACCCGCGATGCTGGTGGCGATCCAGCCCTCCACCGGGGACCTGCTCGCGGTGGCGCAGAACGCGGCGGCCGGGACCGGCCCGAACGCGCTGAACGGCCTGTACGCGCCGGGGTCGACCTTCAAGATCGTGACGGCGGCCGCGCTGCTGGAGTCCGGCACGGCGACCGCGGACACCGTGGCCGGCTGCCCGGCGACCGCGCGCATCGGCCAGCGCACGATTCCCAACGACGACCAGTTCGCCTACCCGCCGCTGCCGTTGCACTCGGCGTTCGCGCACTCGTGCAACACGACGTTCGCGCAGCTGGCGTCCGCGTTGCCGGCGGACGCGCTGGCCGCCGCGGCGAGCCGGTTCGGCCTCAACGCCGACTTCGCGGTTCCCGGGATCACCACCGAGACCGGCAAGGTGGTCGCGAGCACGAACGGCGCCGAGCAGGTCGAGTCGGCCATCGGGCAGGGCACCGTGCAGGCCAGCCCGTTCGGCCTGGCGCTGATGGCGGCGACCGTCGCGCGGGGCGGTGCGGTGACACCGCGGCTGTGGCAGGAGCTGGCGACCCAGGTGAACACCGGTTACCAGCCGCCGGCGGCGCCGGTGATCGCCGCGCTGCGCACGATGATGCGCGAGGTGGTCACCGGCGGCACCGCGACCGGCCTGCGGGGCGCCGGTGCCGTGTACGGCAAGACGGGGACGGCCCAGTTCGGCGACGGCAGCCGGGCCAACGGGTGGTTCGCCGGCTACCGGGACGACGTGGCGTTCGCGGTGCTGCTGGTGGGTGCGGACTCGTCGAAGCCGGCGGTGGACGTCTCGTCGGTGTTCCTGGGCGGCCTGGGCTGA
- the ileS gene encoding isoleucine--tRNA ligase: MYPKVQLGDAPAGQVPSQPSFPALETSVLAYWESDRTFQATIDAREPGTNGSNEYVFYDGPPFANGLPHYGHLLTGYVKDIVPRYQTMRGRRVERRFGWDTHGLPAELEAERQLGITDKSQIDEMGIAAFNEACRESVLRYTGEWREYVTRQARWVDFDHDYKTLDITFMESVIWAFKQLWDKGLVYEGYRVLPYCWRDQTPLSNHELRMDEDVYASRQDPAVTVGFRVEGNGSDLDGAHLLIWTTTPWTLPSNQAVAVHPEVEYVVVEHDGRRFLLAEARLAAYAKELGEEPAVVARYRGAELAGLRYAPPFPYFVGAENSHQVLLADFVTTDGGTGLVHMSPAYGEDDKAACDAVGITPVTPVDPRGRFDATVPDYQGQQVFEANPNIIRDLKNGTGSAGRQGAVLLRHETYEHSYPHCWRCRNPLIYRAVSSWFVKVTAFKDRMVELNQQITWYPEHVKDGQFGKWLENARDWSISRNRYWGTPIPVWMSDDPAYPRVDVYGSLDELERDFGVRPTDLHRPHIDQLTRPNPDDPTGRSTMRRVPEVLDVWFDSGSMPYGQVHYPFENAEWFEHHYPGDFIVEYIGQTRGWFYTLHVLATALFDRPAFHACISHGIVLGSDGQKMSKSLRNYPDVNEVFARDGSDAMRWYLMASPILRGGNLVVTEKGIRDAVRQAVLPLWNSYYFLALYANAEGVEGQWRTDSRHLLDRYILAKTGELVTDVGSALDNCDIAGACASARDFLEVLTNWYVRRSRERFWAGDKDAIDTLHTVLEVVSRTMAPLLPLTTEVVWRGLTGGRSVHLQDWPLVDELPADAALVTAMDRVRQVCSAALSLRKANKLRVRLPLAKMLIAAGDADRLAGFTDIIADEVNVKSVELSTDVAEHGRFEVAVNARAAGPRLGKDVQRVIKAVKAGDWTTSPGGAVVAAGIELAEGEYERRLVAKDGGATAELPGGSGLVQLDTAVTPELAAEGVARDVVRVVQQARREAGLDVADRIVLTVDASEEVVAAATLHQEFVARETLANTVAFGHADGGFAGSVGDGDKITVAVTKAP; this comes from the coding sequence ATGTACCCGAAGGTTCAGCTCGGCGACGCACCGGCCGGCCAGGTCCCGTCCCAGCCGTCCTTCCCGGCGCTGGAGACCAGCGTGCTGGCCTACTGGGAGTCCGACCGGACCTTCCAGGCCACCATCGACGCGCGCGAACCGGGGACGAACGGCAGCAACGAGTACGTGTTCTACGACGGCCCGCCGTTCGCCAACGGCCTGCCGCACTACGGTCACCTGCTCACCGGGTACGTCAAGGACATCGTGCCGCGGTACCAGACGATGCGCGGCCGCCGCGTCGAGCGCCGGTTCGGCTGGGACACCCACGGCCTGCCGGCCGAGCTGGAGGCCGAGCGTCAGCTCGGGATCACCGACAAGTCGCAGATCGACGAGATGGGTATCGCGGCCTTCAACGAGGCGTGCCGCGAGTCCGTGCTCCGGTACACCGGCGAGTGGCGCGAGTACGTCACGCGCCAGGCGCGCTGGGTCGACTTCGACCACGACTACAAGACGCTCGACATCACCTTCATGGAATCGGTGATCTGGGCGTTCAAGCAGCTGTGGGACAAGGGCCTGGTCTACGAGGGCTACCGCGTGCTGCCCTACTGCTGGCGCGACCAGACCCCGCTGTCCAACCACGAGCTGCGGATGGACGAGGACGTCTACGCCAGCCGCCAGGACCCGGCGGTGACCGTCGGGTTCCGGGTCGAGGGCAACGGCAGCGATCTCGACGGCGCCCATCTGCTGATCTGGACCACTACCCCGTGGACCCTGCCGTCCAACCAGGCGGTCGCGGTGCACCCCGAGGTCGAGTACGTGGTGGTGGAACACGACGGCCGCCGGTTCCTGCTCGCCGAGGCGCGCCTGGCGGCCTACGCCAAGGAACTGGGCGAGGAGCCGGCGGTGGTGGCCCGCTACCGGGGTGCGGAGCTGGCCGGGCTGCGTTACGCGCCGCCGTTCCCGTACTTCGTGGGCGCCGAGAACTCCCACCAGGTGCTGCTCGCCGACTTCGTCACCACCGACGGCGGCACCGGCCTGGTGCACATGTCCCCCGCCTACGGTGAGGACGACAAGGCCGCCTGTGACGCGGTCGGCATCACCCCGGTCACGCCGGTCGACCCGCGCGGACGCTTCGACGCGACCGTGCCGGACTACCAGGGCCAGCAGGTGTTCGAGGCCAACCCGAACATCATCCGGGACCTCAAGAACGGCACCGGGTCCGCCGGTCGGCAGGGTGCGGTCCTGCTGCGGCACGAGACCTACGAGCACTCCTACCCGCACTGCTGGCGCTGCCGCAACCCGCTGATCTACCGCGCGGTGTCGTCGTGGTTCGTCAAGGTGACGGCGTTCAAGGACCGCATGGTCGAGCTGAACCAGCAGATCACCTGGTACCCGGAGCACGTGAAGGACGGCCAGTTCGGCAAGTGGCTGGAGAACGCGCGTGACTGGTCGATCTCGCGCAACCGCTACTGGGGCACGCCCATCCCGGTGTGGATGTCGGACGACCCGGCGTACCCGCGCGTCGACGTGTACGGCTCGCTGGACGAGCTGGAGCGCGACTTCGGCGTGCGGCCCACGGACCTGCACCGCCCGCACATCGACCAGCTGACCCGGCCCAACCCGGACGACCCCACCGGGCGGTCCACGATGCGCCGGGTGCCCGAGGTGCTGGACGTGTGGTTCGACTCCGGTTCGATGCCCTACGGCCAGGTGCACTACCCGTTCGAGAACGCGGAGTGGTTCGAGCACCACTACCCGGGCGACTTCATCGTCGAGTACATCGGGCAGACCCGCGGCTGGTTCTACACGCTGCACGTGCTCGCGACGGCGTTGTTCGACCGGCCCGCGTTCCACGCCTGCATCTCGCACGGCATCGTGCTCGGCTCCGACGGGCAGAAGATGTCGAAGTCGCTGCGCAACTACCCGGACGTCAACGAGGTGTTCGCCCGGGACGGCTCGGACGCGATGCGCTGGTACCTGATGGCGAGCCCCATCCTGCGCGGCGGCAACCTGGTCGTCACCGAGAAGGGCATCCGGGACGCGGTGCGGCAGGCCGTGCTGCCGTTGTGGAACTCCTACTACTTCCTCGCCCTCTACGCCAACGCCGAGGGCGTGGAAGGCCAGTGGCGCACCGATTCCCGGCACCTGCTGGACCGCTACATCCTGGCCAAGACCGGTGAGCTGGTCACCGACGTCGGGTCCGCTTTGGACAATTGCGACATCGCCGGGGCGTGCGCGTCGGCGCGCGACTTCCTCGAGGTGCTGACGAACTGGTACGTGCGCCGCTCGCGCGAGCGTTTCTGGGCGGGCGACAAGGACGCGATCGACACGCTGCACACCGTGCTGGAGGTGGTGTCGCGGACGATGGCGCCGCTGCTGCCGCTGACCACCGAGGTGGTGTGGCGCGGGCTGACCGGCGGCCGTTCGGTGCACCTGCAGGACTGGCCGCTGGTCGACGAGCTGCCGGCCGACGCGGCGCTGGTGACCGCGATGGACCGGGTGCGCCAGGTGTGCTCCGCGGCGCTGTCGCTGCGCAAGGCGAACAAGCTGCGCGTGCGGCTGCCGCTGGCGAAGATGCTGATCGCGGCCGGGGACGCGGACCGGCTGGCCGGCTTCACCGACATCATCGCCGACGAGGTCAACGTCAAGTCGGTCGAGCTGAGCACCGACGTCGCCGAGCACGGCCGGTTCGAGGTCGCCGTCAACGCCCGCGCCGCGGGCCCGCGGCTGGGCAAGGACGTGCAGCGGGTGATCAAGGCCGTCAAGGCGGGCGACTGGACGACCTCGCCGGGCGGGGCCGTGGTGGCGGCCGGGATCGAGCTGGCCGAGGGCGAGTACGAGCGTCGCCTGGTGGCCAAGGACGGGGGCGCCACGGCGGAACTGCCCGGCGGTTCCGGTCTGGTCCAGCTGGACACCGCGGTGACCCCGGAGCTGGCCGCCGAGGGCGTGGCCCGCGACGTGGTGCGTGTCGTGCAGCAGGCCCGCCGCGAGGCCGGGCTCGACGTGGCCGACCGCATCGTACTGACCGTGGACGCATCGGAGGAGGTGGTCGCGGCGGCGACCCTGCACCAGGAGTTCGTCGCGCGCGAGACGCTGGCGAACACGGTGGCGTTCGGGCACGCGGACGGCGGTTTCGCGGGCTCGGTCGGCGACGGGGACAAGATCACCGTGGCGGTAACGAAGGCCCCCTGA
- a CDS encoding potassium/proton antiporter, translated as MGELPVVLGLGAAVLLAAVLAVRLSTRLGLPSLLLYLAIGVLLGESGFGIRFADPFLTQALGLAALVMILAEGGLTTRWTAVRPALAQGVALSTVAVGLSIAITGPALHWLLGLDWRTALLWGAVLSSTDSAAVFSVLRGVGVPRRLAGALELESGINDAPAYMAVVVLAEGTRFDWSLPLLVVYELAAGVVLGLLLGFAGGWALRRAALPATGLYPLATVAVCVVAYSSGQLLHASGLLATYVTAVVLGNSRLPHRSDTLSFAEGLGWLAQIGLFVLLGLFASPERLLESIVPGLIAAGVVLVVARPVSVLIAQLPFQVPLREQVFVAWAGLRGAVPIVLAMIPLARQVPGAQRLVDAVFVLVIVLTLVQGLSLGPLARLLRLSAAAEPKEIEVDAAPLDELQAELLQVKIAPGSRLHGVYLSELRLPAGASLSLIVRDGRSFPPGRTDRLQRGDQILIVSTESAREAAERRIRAVDRAGPLARWMGESGK; from the coding sequence GTGGGCGAGCTGCCGGTCGTGCTGGGGCTGGGCGCCGCCGTCCTGCTCGCCGCGGTGCTCGCGGTCCGCCTCTCCACCCGGCTGGGCCTGCCGTCGCTGTTGCTGTACCTCGCGATCGGCGTACTGCTCGGCGAATCCGGGTTCGGCATCCGCTTCGCCGACCCGTTCCTGACCCAGGCTCTGGGCCTGGCCGCCCTGGTCATGATCCTCGCCGAGGGCGGCCTCACCACCCGGTGGACGGCGGTGCGGCCCGCCCTCGCCCAGGGCGTCGCACTGTCCACAGTGGCGGTCGGGCTGAGCATCGCCATCACCGGTCCGGCCCTGCACTGGCTGCTCGGACTGGACTGGCGGACGGCGTTGCTGTGGGGTGCGGTCCTCTCCTCCACCGACTCGGCGGCGGTGTTCTCCGTGCTGCGCGGTGTCGGCGTGCCCAGACGCCTCGCCGGCGCACTGGAACTGGAGTCCGGCATCAACGACGCGCCCGCGTACATGGCGGTGGTCGTGCTGGCCGAGGGCACCCGCTTCGACTGGTCGCTGCCGCTGCTGGTGGTGTACGAGCTCGCCGCGGGTGTCGTGCTCGGGCTGCTGCTCGGGTTCGCCGGGGGATGGGCGCTGCGCCGGGCCGCGCTGCCGGCCACCGGCCTGTATCCACTTGCGACGGTCGCGGTGTGCGTGGTGGCCTACTCGTCCGGTCAGCTGCTGCACGCCTCCGGTCTGCTCGCCACCTACGTCACCGCGGTCGTGCTGGGCAACTCGCGGCTGCCGCATCGCTCGGACACCCTGTCCTTCGCCGAGGGGCTCGGCTGGCTCGCCCAGATCGGGTTGTTCGTGCTGCTGGGCCTGTTCGCCTCACCGGAACGGCTGCTGGAGTCGATCGTGCCCGGCCTGATCGCCGCCGGCGTCGTCCTGGTGGTCGCCCGCCCGGTGTCGGTGCTCATCGCGCAGCTGCCGTTCCAGGTGCCGTTGCGCGAACAGGTCTTCGTGGCCTGGGCCGGGCTGCGCGGGGCCGTGCCGATCGTGCTGGCGATGATCCCGCTCGCCCGGCAGGTGCCCGGCGCGCAACGGCTCGTCGACGCGGTGTTCGTGCTGGTCATCGTGCTCACCCTGGTGCAGGGCCTCTCGCTCGGCCCGCTCGCGCGGCTGCTCCGGCTGTCCGCCGCGGCCGAGCCGAAGGAGATCGAGGTCGACGCGGCGCCGCTGGACGAGCTGCAGGCCGAACTGCTCCAGGTCAAGATCGCGCCCGGCTCCCGGCTGCACGGGGTGTACCTGTCGGAGCTGCGGCTGCCGGCCGGGGCCTCGCTGAGCCTGATCGTCCGCGACGGCCGCAGCTTCCCGCCCGGGCGCACCGACCGGCTGCAGCGCGGCGACCAGATCCTGATCGTGAGCACCGAATCCGCGCGGGAGGCGGCCGAGCGCCGGATCCGCGCGGTGGACCGGGCCGGGCCGCTGGCCCGCTGGATGGGCGAGTCCGGGAAGTGA
- a CDS encoding aminotransferase class V-fold PLP-dependent enzyme yields MTLALDRVTTPAVTAAAAVPLVTGGQLGYANLDHAASAPCLEPVRRAVDEFLPHYASVHRGAGFASQVSTKVYERTREVLRRFTGARTGDAVVFTRNTTDALNLLARSLPRHTSVVVFDTEHHAALLPWRGPHVRRIALPNTRLAAVSAVDSALAACPEGPRLVVVTGASNVTGELLPVAEIAAVARRHGARIALDGAQLAPHRPISLRELDVDYVALSGHKLYAPYGAGALVGRADWLRAADPYLAGGGATKAVRRDGDRLGVAWQTGTERHEAGSPNTVGVYALGVACEQLAASWDAVTAHEQQLLERLTRGLAAVPGLAELRLFDGAAERVGTVAFVLDGFDPGWVAAVLSAEYGIGVRDGAFCAHVATRRLVARTGGAGQQALRVSLGLGTTAEHVDRLLTALRQIVARGARWTYAVTDGRWAPSPDPRPLPDFLA; encoded by the coding sequence ATGACTCTCGCTCTCGATCGCGTCACCACCCCGGCCGTCACCGCTGCCGCCGCCGTCCCCCTGGTCACCGGTGGTCAGCTCGGCTACGCCAACCTCGACCACGCCGCCAGCGCTCCCTGCCTGGAGCCGGTGCGGCGCGCGGTGGACGAGTTCCTGCCCCACTACGCCAGCGTGCACCGCGGCGCCGGGTTCGCCTCGCAGGTGTCCACAAAGGTCTACGAGCGCACCCGCGAGGTGCTGCGCCGGTTCACCGGTGCCCGCACCGGCGACGCGGTCGTGTTCACCCGCAACACCACCGATGCGCTGAACCTGCTGGCCCGCAGCCTGCCGCGGCACACGTCGGTGGTGGTGTTCGACACCGAGCACCACGCGGCGCTGCTGCCGTGGCGCGGGCCCCACGTGCGGCGGATCGCGCTGCCGAACACCCGGCTCGCCGCCGTGTCCGCAGTGGACAGTGCACTCGCGGCGTGCCCGGAGGGGCCGCGGCTGGTGGTCGTGACCGGCGCGTCGAACGTGACCGGCGAACTGCTGCCGGTGGCCGAGATCGCGGCGGTGGCCCGCCGCCACGGCGCGCGCATCGCGCTGGACGGCGCCCAGCTCGCCCCGCACCGGCCGATCTCGCTGCGGGAACTCGACGTGGACTACGTCGCGCTCTCCGGTCACAAGCTGTACGCGCCCTACGGTGCCGGTGCGCTCGTCGGCCGCGCGGACTGGCTGCGCGCCGCGGATCCGTACCTGGCCGGCGGTGGGGCGACGAAAGCGGTGCGCCGCGACGGCGACCGCCTCGGCGTCGCCTGGCAGACCGGTACCGAGCGGCACGAGGCCGGCTCGCCCAACACCGTCGGGGTGTACGCGCTGGGCGTGGCGTGCGAGCAGCTGGCGGCCTCCTGGGACGCGGTGACCGCGCACGAGCAGCAGCTGCTGGAGCGGCTCACCCGCGGCCTCGCGGCCGTGCCCGGGCTGGCGGAGCTGCGCCTGTTCGACGGCGCCGCCGAGCGGGTCGGCACCGTCGCTTTCGTGCTCGACGGGTTCGACCCCGGCTGGGTGGCGGCGGTCCTGTCGGCCGAGTACGGCATCGGTGTGCGCGACGGCGCGTTCTGCGCCCACGTCGCGACCCGGCGGCTGGTGGCACGCACCGGGGGCGCGGGACAGCAGGCACTGCGGGTGAGCCTCGGCCTGGGCACCACCGCCGAGCACGTGGACCGGCTGCTGACCGCGCTGCGGCAGATCGTCGCCCGCGGTGCCCGCTGGACCTACGCGGTGACCGACGGCCGGTGGGCGCCCAGCCCCGACCCGCGGCCGCTGCCGGATTTCCTGGCCTGA
- a CDS encoding RluA family pseudouridine synthase, whose amino-acid sequence MSARMLPVPDGLDGMRVDAGLAKLLGLSRTVVADLAESGDVLLDGRPAGKSDRLSAGVLLEVTLPEPDNPVELVAEPVDGLRILHDDDDIVVVSKPVGVAVHPSPGWTGPTVVGGLAAAGLRISTSGAAERQGVVHRLDAGTTGVMVVAKSEHAYTVLKRAFKERTVDKGYHAVVQGHPDPTRGTIDAPIDRHPRHDYKFAVVAGGRPSVTHYEVIEAFRAASLLDVKLETGRTHQIRVHFSALRHPCAGDLTYGADPVLARKLGLTRQWLHARTLGFAHPADGRWVRFEAPYPADLTHALDVLRAES is encoded by the coding sequence GTGAGCGCACGGATGCTGCCCGTCCCGGACGGGCTCGACGGCATGCGCGTGGACGCCGGGCTGGCGAAGCTGCTCGGGTTGTCCCGCACCGTGGTCGCCGACCTCGCCGAGTCCGGTGACGTCCTGCTCGACGGCCGTCCGGCCGGCAAGTCCGACCGCCTTTCCGCCGGTGTGCTGCTCGAGGTGACCCTGCCCGAGCCGGACAACCCGGTCGAGCTGGTCGCCGAACCGGTCGACGGCCTGCGCATCCTGCACGACGACGACGACATCGTGGTGGTGTCGAAACCGGTCGGGGTCGCGGTGCACCCCAGCCCGGGCTGGACCGGGCCCACCGTCGTCGGCGGGCTCGCGGCGGCCGGACTGCGGATCTCGACCTCGGGTGCCGCCGAGCGGCAGGGTGTCGTGCACCGGCTCGACGCGGGCACCACGGGGGTGATGGTGGTGGCGAAGAGCGAGCACGCCTACACCGTGCTGAAGCGGGCGTTCAAGGAGCGCACCGTCGACAAGGGCTACCACGCCGTCGTACAGGGCCACCCCGACCCGACCCGCGGCACCATCGACGCGCCGATCGACCGGCACCCGCGGCACGACTACAAGTTCGCCGTCGTCGCGGGCGGCCGCCCGTCGGTCACGCACTACGAGGTGATCGAAGCGTTCCGTGCGGCGTCCCTGCTGGACGTCAAGCTGGAGACCGGCCGCACCCACCAGATCCGCGTGCACTTCTCCGCGCTTCGCCACCCGTGCGCCGGGGACCTGACCTACGGGGCGGATCCGGTGCTCGCCCGCAAACTCGGCCTGACCCGGCAGTGGCTGCACGCACGCACGCTGGGATTCGCGCACCCCGCGGACGGACGCTGGGTGCGGTTCGAAGCCCCGTACCCGGCGGACCTGACCCACGCGCTGGACGTGTTGCGCGCGGAGAGCTAG